In Candidatus Zixiibacteriota bacterium, one genomic interval encodes:
- a CDS encoding lamin tail domain-containing protein — protein MNRTGIILGVLMVVGLANSSHGDVIVNEVMANEPGASISLQWIELYNSGAAPVPLDNFFQLQIGASTLPLTGTILGQGYFIVCRRLFSSGGTPGFEEIWGNNSGVWGDDPREQFPEPLDTTFSLANGGGTVELLQLLAPVSTLSWSQDGQDGYSWERQTPTSQFIGQSIDPSGSTPARLNSLVPLPDDLSLDSVQVAADHGLTVMAFFIRNNGRNTQTNRTLTVSLAGLDLMTADTIVFSDSLPPIDSGFVTLVQRVLTLPGVYVSLHVALEPDDRTYNDSRDIVAPGDAYPPLRLSELLANPAGVIGTEWIELHNRLDSALVLQNWWIGDAGSMYRIDPGPVVVAAQERFVLAEDSSAFRSAYPAYQGMLVQPTPWPALNDGGDTVRLVDSFGILADQFAYQKVFEDNHTWCRGEEPPRLDDWGKSTVPGGSPGAINDVVFEQDASGIRLSVQPELFSPDGDGQDEQTSIIIAAPSASGYDLKIYDRKGRLVRTLVDNEQFLRDEYEWNGRSDGGVRLPIGLYIVYFEAKGVESVKRPVVIAR, from the coding sequence GTGAACAGGACCGGCATCATACTCGGCGTGCTGATGGTGGTTGGGCTCGCCAATTCCTCGCACGGGGATGTGATAGTCAATGAAGTTATGGCCAATGAACCCGGAGCAAGTATCAGTCTCCAATGGATCGAGTTGTATAACTCCGGAGCTGCGCCGGTGCCGCTTGACAATTTCTTTCAGCTGCAAATTGGCGCCAGTACGCTGCCACTGACAGGGACAATTCTGGGGCAGGGGTATTTCATCGTTTGTCGACGGTTGTTTTCTTCAGGCGGTACGCCGGGATTTGAAGAAATCTGGGGGAACAATTCCGGTGTTTGGGGAGATGATCCGCGCGAACAGTTTCCAGAACCGTTGGACACTACTTTCTCGCTGGCCAATGGGGGCGGCACGGTCGAATTGCTGCAACTTCTCGCCCCTGTTTCAACCCTGTCGTGGTCGCAAGACGGGCAAGACGGTTATTCCTGGGAGCGGCAGACGCCCACCTCGCAGTTCATAGGCCAGTCGATTGACCCGTCAGGTTCAACTCCAGCAAGGCTCAACTCACTGGTACCGCTGCCGGATGACCTGTCGCTGGACTCCGTCCAGGTTGCAGCGGACCATGGCTTGACAGTGATGGCGTTTTTCATTCGCAACAATGGTCGGAACACGCAGACGAACCGAACGCTTACTGTTTCGCTGGCAGGGCTGGATTTGATGACAGCGGATACGATCGTGTTCTCCGATTCGCTGCCGCCGATTGATTCAGGTTTCGTGACCCTGGTGCAGCGTGTGCTGACTCTGCCGGGTGTCTACGTTTCGCTTCACGTGGCGCTGGAGCCGGATGACCGAACGTACAACGACAGTCGGGATATCGTGGCGCCCGGTGATGCGTACCCGCCGCTGCGGTTGTCCGAACTGCTTGCTAATCCTGCTGGTGTGATTGGGACGGAGTGGATCGAGCTTCACAACAGGCTGGACAGCGCTCTTGTCCTGCAAAACTGGTGGATCGGAGATGCCGGTTCCATGTATCGAATCGACCCTGGGCCGGTTGTAGTAGCGGCTCAGGAACGGTTCGTCCTCGCGGAAGACAGCTCGGCGTTTCGCAGTGCATATCCTGCGTATCAGGGGATGCTCGTGCAACCGACACCGTGGCCGGCTCTCAATGACGGCGGCGACACGGTGCGATTAGTGGACAGTTTCGGGATCCTTGCGGATCAGTTTGCATACCAGAAAGTATTCGAGGACAACCACACCTGGTGTCGCGGCGAAGAGCCGCCCCGGCTCGACGACTGGGGAAAATCTACCGTTCCCGGCGGTTCTCCGGGTGCTATCAACGATGTCGTGTTCGAGCAGGATGCCTCGGGGATCAGACTCTCGGTCCAGCCGGAACTGTTCTCCCCTGATGGTGATGGACAGGACGAACAAACATCGATCATCATTGCGGCGCCATCGGCATCTGGGTACGACTTGAAGATCTACGATCGCAAAGGGAGGCTGGTACGGACACTGGTGGACAACGAGCAATTTCTCCGGGACGAATACGAATGGAATGGGCGTTCCGACGGCGGTGTGCGGCTGCCGATCGGCCTCTATATTGTCTATTTCGAGGCCAAGGGTGTTGAGTCGGTGAAGCGACCTGTCGTGATCGCACGGTGA